Proteins encoded together in one Altererythrobacter epoxidivorans window:
- a CDS encoding DUF2171 domain-containing protein, which translates to MFEKFRINEHMEVADCKGNHVGTVDEVDGDAIKLTKSDSSDDMHHFLAMSDVDKIDDNRVYLKEGVRIPDGLGTKATLENA; encoded by the coding sequence ATGTTTGAGAAGTTCCGCATCAACGAGCACATGGAAGTCGCAGATTGCAAGGGGAACCACGTGGGCACCGTCGATGAAGTCGATGGCGACGCGATCAAGCTGACCAAGTCTGACAGCAGCGACGACATGCACCATTTCCTCGCCATGTCCGACGTGGACAAGATCGACGACAACCGCGTCTATCTGAAGGAGGGCGTGCGCATCCCGGACGGTCTCGGCACCAAGGCGACACTCGAAAACGCCTGA
- a CDS encoding PepSY domain-containing protein gives MRKWHRWLSVFFGIFIFFIATTGVLSQWAVLWPVPEPTAAELAAQTPPPGFECPEGWRCSPPRTETGPRSLVGFFHHLHSGEEFGPAGTAISVLSGLALMFFALSGVWIYVRMWLDRRRRDAKDRWFWK, from the coding sequence ATGCGCAAATGGCACCGCTGGCTGTCGGTATTCTTCGGCATCTTCATTTTCTTCATCGCCACGACGGGCGTGCTCAGCCAGTGGGCGGTGCTGTGGCCGGTGCCCGAGCCGACCGCTGCCGAGCTTGCTGCACAGACCCCGCCGCCGGGATTCGAGTGCCCCGAAGGATGGCGCTGCAGCCCGCCGCGCACCGAAACCGGTCCGCGCAGCCTTGTCGGCTTCTTCCACCACTTGCACTCGGGCGAGGAATTCGGACCCGCCGGCACCGCGATCAGTGTCCTCTCGGGCCTGGCGCTGATGTTCTTCGCGCTGTCGGGCGTGTGGATCTACGTGCGGATGTGGCTCGATCGCCGTCGCCGCGACGCAAAGGACCGATGGTTCTGGAAGTAA
- a CDS encoding PilZ domain-containing protein: MMRTRKVERKQTELAGQCCTSQGRLFDITVHDLSDGGCRFADDDPALFVGAPTNIMINGTGPHRCFVRWREDGQVGVSFVRPMSGDEIEQVLSGKMPPRAPVESLPAERPAAAPQPAAPTGMVRRFC; the protein is encoded by the coding sequence ATGATGAGAACGCGCAAGGTAGAACGTAAACAGACGGAACTGGCGGGGCAGTGCTGCACCAGCCAGGGGCGGCTGTTCGATATCACCGTGCACGACCTCTCGGATGGCGGATGCCGTTTTGCGGATGACGATCCGGCGTTGTTCGTCGGCGCACCGACCAACATCATGATCAATGGCACGGGCCCGCACCGTTGCTTCGTCCGCTGGCGCGAAGACGGGCAGGTAGGCGTATCCTTCGTCCGCCCGATGAGCGGCGACGAGATCGAGCAGGTGCTCAGCGGCAAGATGCCGCCGCGCGCGCCGGTCGAGTCCCTGCCTGCCGAACGGCCAGCCGCTGCACCGCAACCGGCAGCGCCGACCGGCATGGTTCGCCGTTTCTGCTGA
- a CDS encoding ribonucleoside-diphosphate reductase subunit alpha — MELRTGDEAAMGLEQDITNTAPAPEAPTAKSSKPAKGAKAVGMEQADKGTDELVAEKAGEALAGAMAQVAKSAVDIDSKKINDRRFNITIDESRDENLTEFGKETLTDRYLLPGEQYQDLFARVADAYADDQDHAQRLYDYISKLWFMPATPVLSNGGTNRGLPISCYLNSVEDSLDGIVGTWNENVWLASKGGGIGTYWGNVRGIGEPVGLNGKTSGIIPFVRVMDSLTLAISQGSLRRGSAACYIDISHPEIEEFLEIRKPSGDFNRKALNLHHGVLVTDDFMEAVRNGEEFDLKSPRDGSVRSTVNARSLFQKLVETRLATGEPYIVFSDTVNRMMPKHHRELGLKVSTSNLCAEITLPTGRDHLGNDRTAVCCLSSLNLEKWDEWNSDKTFIEDVMRFLDNVLQDYIDRAPDEMARAKYSAARERSVGLGVMGFHSFLQQKNIGFESPMAKVWNLKMFKHIQGKASEASMLLAQERGACPDAEEMGAMERFSCKMAIAPTASISIICGGASACIEPIPANIYTHKTLSGSFIVKNPYLEKVLREKSKDSTNVWNSILEKGGSVQHLDFLTPEEKATFKTSFEIDQRWLLEFAADRAPYIDQAQSLNLFIPADVDKWDLMMLHFQAWEKGIKSLYYLRSKSVQRAGFAGGVEADNTKDATKFELQAGGEQTDYEECLACQ, encoded by the coding sequence ATGGAATTGAGGACTGGAGACGAAGCGGCGATGGGTCTGGAGCAAGATATTACGAATACGGCCCCGGCACCCGAAGCGCCCACGGCGAAGTCCTCCAAGCCCGCGAAAGGGGCAAAGGCAGTAGGCATGGAACAGGCAGACAAGGGCACGGACGAGCTGGTCGCCGAAAAGGCCGGCGAAGCGCTGGCCGGTGCCATGGCACAGGTCGCGAAATCCGCCGTCGATATCGATTCGAAGAAGATCAACGATCGCCGGTTCAACATCACGATCGATGAATCGCGTGACGAGAACCTGACCGAATTCGGCAAGGAAACCCTGACCGACCGCTATCTGCTGCCCGGTGAACAATACCAGGACCTGTTCGCACGCGTGGCCGATGCCTATGCCGACGATCAGGATCACGCGCAGCGCCTCTACGACTATATTTCGAAGCTGTGGTTCATGCCGGCAACGCCGGTGCTGTCGAATGGCGGCACCAATCGCGGCCTGCCGATCAGCTGCTATCTCAACAGTGTCGAAGACAGCCTCGATGGTATCGTCGGCACCTGGAACGAGAACGTGTGGCTCGCTTCGAAGGGCGGCGGCATCGGCACCTATTGGGGCAATGTCCGCGGCATCGGCGAACCCGTCGGCCTCAACGGCAAGACCAGCGGCATCATCCCCTTCGTCCGCGTGATGGACAGCCTGACGCTCGCGATTTCGCAGGGTTCGCTGCGCCGTGGTTCGGCCGCCTGCTACATCGACATCTCGCACCCCGAGATCGAGGAATTCCTCGAGATCCGCAAACCTTCGGGCGACTTCAACCGCAAGGCGCTGAACCTGCACCACGGCGTGCTCGTCACCGACGATTTCATGGAAGCGGTCCGCAACGGCGAGGAGTTCGATCTCAAGAGCCCGCGTGACGGCAGCGTTCGCAGCACCGTGAATGCGCGCTCGCTGTTCCAGAAGCTGGTTGAAACCCGCCTTGCCACGGGCGAGCCCTACATCGTGTTCTCCGACACGGTGAACCGCATGATGCCCAAGCATCACCGCGAACTGGGCCTGAAGGTCTCGACCTCGAACCTCTGCGCCGAGATCACCCTGCCGACTGGCCGCGACCACCTCGGCAACGACCGTACGGCGGTTTGCTGCCTGTCTTCGCTCAACCTCGAAAAGTGGGACGAGTGGAACAGCGACAAGACCTTCATCGAAGACGTGATGCGCTTCCTCGACAATGTCCTGCAGGACTATATCGACCGCGCACCCGACGAAATGGCACGCGCCAAGTATTCGGCCGCGCGCGAACGGTCGGTCGGTCTCGGCGTGATGGGCTTCCACTCCTTCCTCCAGCAGAAGAACATCGGCTTCGAAAGCCCGATGGCGAAGGTCTGGAACCTGAAGATGTTCAAGCATATCCAGGGCAAGGCTTCGGAAGCATCGATGCTGCTGGCGCAAGAACGCGGTGCTTGCCCCGACGCCGAAGAAATGGGCGCGATGGAACGCTTCAGCTGCAAGATGGCGATCGCTCCGACGGCGTCGATCTCGATCATCTGCGGCGGTGCTTCGGCCTGTATCGAACCGATCCCGGCCAATATCTACACGCACAAGACGCTGTCGGGCAGCTTCATCGTGAAGAACCCGTATCTGGAGAAGGTGCTGCGCGAAAAGTCGAAAGATTCGACCAATGTGTGGAACTCGATCCTCGAGAAGGGCGGTTCGGTCCAGCACCTCGACTTCCTGACGCCGGAAGAAAAGGCGACCTTCAAGACCAGCTTCGAAATCGACCAGCGCTGGCTGCTCGAATTCGCTGCAGACCGTGCGCCCTACATCGACCAGGCGCAGTCGCTGAACCTGTTCATCCCGGCCGACGTCGACAAGTGGGACCTGATGATGCTGCACTTCCAGGCATGGGAGAAGGGCATCAAGTCGCTCTACTACCTGCGTTCGAAGTCGGTACAGCGCGCCGGTTTCGCCGGCGGCGTGGAAGCGGACAACACCAAGGACGCTACCAAGTTCGAACTTCAGGCGGGCGGCGAACAGACCGACTACGAGGAATGCCTCGCCTGCCAGTAA
- a CDS encoding ribonucleotide-diphosphate reductase subunit beta, which translates to MSLLEARKTYKPFEYPWAYEFWKRQQQVHWLPEEVPLGEDCRDWAQKLSEHERNLLTQIFRFFTQADVEVQDCYHDKYGRVFKPTEIKMMLTAFSNMETVHIAAYSHLLDTIGMPESEYGAFLEYEEMKDKHDYLQIFGVDTDEDIARTLAAFGGFTEGMQLFASFAMLMNFPRFNKMKGMGQIVSWSVRDESLHCEGIVRLFHEFVRERDCYTKAVKEDIIDICQKSVRLEDNFIDLAFEMGPVSGMTPKEIKKYIRYIADWRLGQLGLQPIYMIDDHPLPWLAPLLNGVEHANFFEQRATEYSKGATKGDWNTVWSSFDKRQKAKAANEEGSVDEGPDMFGETSAPANGTGAEAAE; encoded by the coding sequence ATGTCGTTGCTCGAAGCCAGAAAGACCTACAAGCCCTTCGAATATCCGTGGGCGTATGAATTCTGGAAGCGCCAGCAGCAGGTCCACTGGCTGCCCGAAGAAGTCCCGCTGGGCGAGGACTGCCGCGACTGGGCGCAGAAGCTGTCCGAGCACGAGCGCAACCTGCTGACGCAGATCTTCCGATTCTTCACCCAGGCCGATGTCGAGGTGCAGGATTGCTATCACGACAAGTATGGCCGCGTGTTCAAGCCGACGGAAATCAAGATGATGCTGACCGCGTTCAGCAACATGGAAACGGTCCACATCGCGGCGTATTCGCACCTGCTCGACACGATCGGCATGCCCGAAAGCGAATATGGCGCCTTCCTCGAATACGAGGAAATGAAGGACAAGCACGATTACCTGCAGATCTTCGGCGTCGACACGGACGAGGATATCGCCCGCACGCTGGCGGCATTCGGCGGCTTCACCGAAGGCATGCAGCTGTTCGCCAGCTTCGCCATGTTGATGAACTTCCCGCGCTTCAACAAGATGAAGGGCATGGGGCAGATCGTCAGCTGGTCGGTGCGCGACGAAAGCCTCCACTGCGAAGGGATCGTGCGCCTGTTCCACGAATTCGTTCGCGAACGCGACTGCTACACCAAGGCGGTGAAGGAAGACATCATCGACATCTGCCAGAAGTCGGTGCGCCTCGAAGACAACTTCATCGACCTCGCCTTCGAAATGGGTCCCGTCAGCGGGATGACGCCGAAGGAAATCAAGAAGTACATCCGCTACATCGCCGACTGGCGCCTCGGCCAGCTTGGCCTGCAGCCGATCTACATGATCGACGACCACCCGCTACCCTGGCTCGCCCCGCTACTGAATGGCGTGGAGCACGCCAACTTCTTCGAACAGCGCGCGACCGAATATTCGAAGGGCGCGACCAAGGGCGACTGGAACACCGTCTGGTCGAGCTTCGACAAGCGCCAGAAAGCCAAGGCTGCGAACGAGGAAGGGTCCGTGGACGAAGGTCCGGACATGTTCGGCGAAACCTCGGCGCCTGCGAACGGCACTGGAGCCGAAGCGGCGGAGTGA
- a CDS encoding YdcH family protein, protein MSQHTPNELTEIFRRDRELVTRLKQDNAHYARLADEYHEVNREVHRIESEAEAASDERTEALKKKRLGLLDEITAIIDKARAAA, encoded by the coding sequence ATGTCGCAGCACACACCCAATGAACTGACCGAGATTTTCAGGCGCGACCGCGAACTCGTCACCCGGCTGAAGCAGGACAATGCGCATTACGCGCGGCTCGCCGATGAATATCACGAGGTGAACCGCGAAGTGCACCGCATCGAAAGCGAAGCCGAAGCGGCGAGCGACGAACGGACCGAAGCGCTCAAGAAGAAGCGCCTGGGCCTGCTCGACGAGATTACCGCCATCATCGACAAGGCGCGGGCGGCCGCCTGA
- the nadB gene encoding L-aspartate oxidase, whose protein sequence is MNEANHDVLIIGSGAAGLTAALALAQTKKVLVLAKGSLTGGSTAWAQGGIAAVLDAGDTFDNHIRDTMIAGAGLNRRETVEFVIENAPASIDRLCELGVPFNREDGDLHLTREGGHSHRRIVHVNDATGWAVQEALLNAAKANPNITLLPGQTCIDFITGRHGEKFSGDGRVWGAYALDEESGTVKKHVAKATILAAGGAGRCYLFSTAPRGATGDGIAMAWRAGARVSNMEMMQFHPTCLYNLEVKNFLITEAVRGEGGRLFNPVTGERYMEKYDPERLELAPRDIVARANDDQIKRYGLDYVHLDISHQPPEFVKEHFPTIHEKLMGLGIDMTKGPIPVVPAQHYTCGGVLVDLDARTDLPGLWAAGECTESGLHGANRLASNSLLECFVFGEAAAKDILDCWDKLDAPPPIKDWDESRVTDSDEEVVIKQNWTEIRRFMWNYVGIVRTTKRLERAAHRIKLLTDEVEDYYGHFRVTTDLIELRNLLKASELIVKSALARHESRGLHFTLDYPETDSVARDTILVP, encoded by the coding sequence ATGAACGAAGCGAACCACGACGTCCTAATCATCGGCTCCGGTGCTGCCGGCCTCACTGCAGCGCTGGCCCTCGCCCAGACGAAAAAGGTACTGGTGCTGGCCAAGGGATCGTTGACCGGCGGTTCGACGGCATGGGCGCAGGGCGGGATTGCCGCCGTGCTCGATGCTGGCGACACCTTCGACAATCACATCCGCGACACGATGATCGCTGGCGCGGGATTGAACCGGCGCGAGACGGTCGAGTTCGTCATTGAGAATGCGCCTGCCTCGATCGACCGGCTGTGCGAACTGGGCGTGCCCTTCAATCGCGAAGACGGCGACCTGCACCTGACGCGTGAAGGCGGACATAGCCACCGCCGCATCGTCCATGTGAACGATGCGACCGGCTGGGCGGTGCAGGAAGCCCTGCTCAACGCGGCGAAGGCCAATCCCAATATCACGCTGTTGCCGGGGCAGACCTGCATCGACTTCATCACCGGTCGCCACGGCGAGAAGTTTTCGGGCGATGGCCGCGTCTGGGGCGCCTATGCGCTCGACGAGGAAAGCGGCACGGTGAAGAAGCACGTGGCCAAGGCGACGATCCTGGCCGCAGGCGGCGCCGGTCGCTGCTACCTGTTTTCGACCGCGCCGCGCGGCGCGACGGGCGACGGGATTGCAATGGCATGGCGGGCGGGTGCGCGCGTCTCCAATATGGAGATGATGCAGTTCCACCCGACCTGCCTCTACAACCTCGAGGTCAAGAACTTCCTCATTACAGAGGCCGTGCGCGGAGAGGGCGGCCGCCTGTTCAACCCGGTGACGGGTGAGCGGTACATGGAGAAGTACGATCCCGAGCGGCTGGAGCTTGCCCCCCGCGACATCGTGGCGCGCGCGAACGACGACCAGATCAAGCGTTATGGCCTCGACTACGTCCACCTCGACATCAGCCACCAGCCGCCCGAATTCGTGAAAGAGCATTTCCCGACCATCCATGAAAAACTGATGGGCCTGGGCATCGACATGACGAAAGGTCCGATCCCTGTCGTCCCGGCGCAGCATTACACCTGCGGCGGCGTTCTGGTGGATCTCGACGCGCGCACCGACCTTCCGGGGCTATGGGCGGCAGGCGAATGCACCGAAAGCGGGCTGCACGGGGCGAACCGCCTCGCATCGAACAGCCTGCTCGAATGCTTCGTGTTCGGGGAAGCCGCGGCGAAGGACATCCTCGATTGCTGGGACAAGCTCGATGCGCCTCCGCCGATCAAGGACTGGGACGAAAGCCGCGTGACCGATTCCGACGAGGAAGTCGTTATCAAGCAGAACTGGACCGAGATACGCCGCTTCATGTGGAACTATGTCGGCATCGTGCGGACGACCAAGCGGCTGGAACGGGCCGCGCACCGCATCAAGCTGCTGACCGACGAGGTCGAGGATTATTACGGCCACTTCCGCGTCACGACCGACCTGATCGAGCTTCGCAACCTGCTCAAGGCATCGGAACTGATCGTGAAGAGCGCCCTCGCGCGCCACGAAAGCCGCGGGCTGCACTTCACGCTCGACTACCCCGAAACCGATTCCGTCGCGCGCGATACTATCCTTGTGCCCTAG
- a CDS encoding class I SAM-dependent methyltransferase yields the protein MVALYDTIGIDYANLRRPDPRIAAAIEAALGDAESVVNIGAGAGSYEPVGKTVAAVEPSAEMIAQRPEGSAPAYQGTAEALPLDDKSVDAALAILTVHHWGDLAAGLSEMRRVARKRAVLLTFDPDCRDAWLLDYLPALAELDAEQMPAMEEYVRHLGPVSITTVPIPHDCIDGFLYAYWRRPQAYLDPRIRKGSSSFWKLDGLEAGLQRLEDDLASGAWEQAHAELMSADSYDAGYRLVVAEFD from the coding sequence ATGGTTGCGCTCTACGACACCATCGGCATCGATTACGCCAATCTGCGCCGCCCAGACCCGCGCATTGCCGCTGCCATCGAGGCTGCACTGGGCGATGCCGAAAGCGTGGTGAATATCGGCGCCGGTGCCGGATCGTACGAGCCTGTCGGAAAAACGGTCGCCGCGGTCGAACCTTCGGCAGAAATGATTGCACAGCGACCGGAAGGCTCCGCACCGGCCTATCAGGGCACGGCAGAGGCGCTGCCCCTGGATGACAAGAGCGTCGATGCGGCGCTTGCCATCCTGACCGTCCATCATTGGGGTGACCTCGCCGCGGGCCTGTCGGAGATGCGGCGGGTGGCACGAAAGCGCGCCGTGCTGCTGACATTCGATCCCGATTGCCGCGATGCGTGGTTGCTCGATTACCTGCCTGCCCTCGCTGAACTCGATGCCGAGCAGATGCCGGCGATGGAGGAATATGTGCGCCACCTGGGGCCCGTCTCGATCACGACGGTCCCGATCCCGCACGATTGCATCGACGGGTTCCTCTACGCGTACTGGCGCAGGCCGCAGGCCTATCTCGACCCCCGCATCCGCAAGGGTAGCTCGTCGTTCTGGAAGCTCGACGGACTGGAAGCGGGCCTGCAGAGGCTCGAAGACGATCTAGCCAGCGGGGCATGGGAACAGGCCCATGCCGAACTGATGTCGGCCGACAGCTACGACGCAGGCTATCGTCTGGTCGTAGCCGAGTTCGACTGA
- a CDS encoding DUF1294 domain-containing protein, which yields MAEWVTYYLIALNVMTFAAFGLDKSLAEGGRSRISEATLLNLSLIGGTAGAYAGRQVFRHKTRKQPFSSRLHTIAVLQVVAAGLASIAGLDEATEMRRSEVDSDLPVHAQDNY from the coding sequence ATGGCGGAATGGGTCACCTATTACCTAATTGCTTTGAACGTAATGACTTTCGCGGCCTTCGGTCTCGACAAGAGCTTGGCGGAAGGAGGACGCAGTCGCATAAGCGAGGCGACGCTTCTGAACCTTTCGCTGATCGGCGGCACAGCAGGCGCTTATGCCGGTCGACAAGTGTTTCGCCACAAGACGCGCAAGCAGCCCTTCAGTTCTCGCTTGCACACGATCGCGGTCTTGCAAGTTGTTGCGGCCGGTTTAGCTTCGATTGCAGGGCTGGATGAGGCGACAGAAATGAGAAGATCTGAAGTTGATTCAGATTTACCAGTTCATGCCCAAGATAATTATTAA
- a CDS encoding alpha/beta fold hydrolase, producing the protein MPQVSANGLNFEYDEHGNAGDPPMLLIMGLGAQMTLWPMEFVEALAGRGFRVIRYDNRDIGLSDKLHGEKVPGIAWHVIRKRLGFPPKVPYTLSDMAADGVGVLDGLGIDKAHVVGGSMGGMIAQLVAVNHPERVNSLTSIFSTTGNPKLPPAQKTAMQALTQRPQSMEEDVLVEHGMKVSRAIGSPGYRPDPEWHRERVREGVRRSVYPEGMVRQMAAIIDDGDRTARLAKVDVPTLVLHGEDDPLVRVEGGRATAEAIRGAKIRTIPGWGHDLPVALVDTLADEIAAHAKSAMATA; encoded by the coding sequence ATGCCTCAGGTATCGGCGAACGGGCTGAATTTCGAATATGACGAGCATGGCAATGCGGGCGATCCGCCCATGCTGCTGATCATGGGCCTCGGCGCGCAGATGACGCTGTGGCCGATGGAATTCGTCGAAGCGCTCGCCGGGCGCGGCTTCCGCGTCATTCGCTACGACAATCGCGATATCGGCCTGAGCGACAAGCTGCATGGCGAAAAAGTACCCGGCATCGCCTGGCACGTGATCCGCAAGCGGCTCGGTTTCCCGCCGAAGGTTCCCTATACGCTGAGCGACATGGCGGCAGACGGCGTCGGCGTGCTCGACGGCCTTGGCATCGACAAGGCACATGTCGTCGGCGGATCGATGGGCGGGATGATCGCCCAGCTCGTCGCCGTGAACCACCCGGAAAGGGTCAACAGCCTGACCTCGATCTTTTCGACCACCGGCAATCCTAAGCTGCCCCCGGCACAAAAGACCGCGATGCAGGCGCTGACGCAGCGTCCGCAATCTATGGAAGAAGATGTGCTGGTCGAACACGGGATGAAGGTGTCCCGGGCGATCGGCAGTCCGGGCTATCGCCCCGATCCCGAATGGCACCGAGAACGTGTACGCGAGGGCGTGCGCCGGTCGGTCTATCCCGAAGGGATGGTGCGCCAGATGGCCGCGATCATCGACGATGGCGACCGCACGGCGCGGTTGGCCAAGGTCGATGTGCCGACGCTGGTCCTGCACGGCGAAGACGATCCGCTGGTCAGGGTCGAGGGCGGCCGCGCCACGGCAGAGGCCATCCGCGGCGCGAAGATCCGCACGATCCCGGGCTGGGGTCACGATCTGCCGGTGGCGCTCGTCGACACGCTGGCAGACGAGATTGCGGCCCACGCGAAATCGGCAATGGCGACCGCCTGA
- a CDS encoding ABC transporter ATP-binding protein, translating into MPNDTAPPAIQIRDLVKRYAAPDGGEGKLALKGVSFDVPQGGIFGLLGPNGAGKSTLINILAGLVTKTSGSAEIWGFDIDEHRRNAKRAIGIVPQEIVFDPFFTPFEVLENQAGFYGIAKHLRRSEKLLEAVHLADKRDAYARTLSGGMKRRLLVAKAMVHSPPILVLDEPTAGVDVELRRQLWELVTGLNDEGVTVVLTTHYLEEAEQLCDEIAIINHGELIAHKPTRELVGMAREKIVRVSVDKDIAGPIMEPGFVKADVVDPRVLEITYDRDVASAGQVLAKVQEHGYVIEDVTTREADLEDVFVQLTAAG; encoded by the coding sequence ATGCCTAACGACACTGCCCCGCCAGCCATCCAGATCCGCGATCTCGTCAAGCGCTATGCTGCACCGGACGGGGGCGAGGGTAAGTTGGCACTGAAAGGCGTCAGCTTCGACGTCCCGCAGGGCGGCATCTTCGGCCTGCTGGGACCCAATGGCGCGGGCAAGTCGACGCTGATCAACATTCTTGCGGGCCTCGTCACCAAGACTTCCGGGTCGGCAGAGATCTGGGGCTTCGACATCGACGAGCACCGCCGCAATGCCAAGCGGGCGATCGGGATCGTGCCGCAGGAAATCGTCTTCGACCCGTTCTTCACGCCGTTCGAAGTGCTCGAGAACCAAGCCGGTTTCTATGGCATTGCGAAACACCTGCGCCGCAGCGAGAAACTGCTTGAGGCGGTCCACCTTGCCGACAAGCGCGACGCCTATGCCCGCACGCTTTCGGGCGGGATGAAGCGCCGCCTGCTGGTGGCCAAGGCAATGGTCCATTCGCCGCCGATCCTCGTGCTCGACGAGCCCACGGCAGGTGTCGACGTCGAACTCAGGCGCCAGCTGTGGGAACTGGTCACCGGCCTCAACGATGAGGGCGTGACCGTGGTTCTGACCACGCATTATCTCGAAGAAGCAGAGCAGCTCTGCGACGAGATCGCCATCATCAACCATGGCGAACTGATCGCGCACAAGCCGACCCGCGAATTGGTGGGCATGGCCCGCGAGAAGATCGTGCGCGTATCGGTGGACAAGGATATTGCAGGGCCGATCATGGAGCCAGGTTTCGTGAAGGCGGACGTGGTCGATCCGCGCGTGCTCGAAATCACCTACGACAGGGATGTCGCGAGCGCGGGGCAGGTCCTCGCCAAGGTGCAGGAGCATGGCTACGTGATCGAGGATGTAACCACGCGGGAAGCCGACCTGGAGGACGTGTTCGTCCAGCTGACCGCAGCCGGATAG
- a CDS encoding thermonuclease family protein translates to MGKVIPFRKRTNWTKADAYALQSGKRRGGGGPKPPRSGGSAARLGRIAAILVIAAVILVSTWWQADEMFGPPEGSQVSQTFGICGAKGRGSYCTSDGDTVTIGYGKTARRIRLTGYDAPEIEGACPAESAKAQEAETALRNWLNAGPFEWDGGTQPPRDQYGRELRYAWRTAADGSVEYLATHMIDAGLASGDGWGQSADWCG, encoded by the coding sequence ATGGGCAAGGTCATACCATTCAGGAAACGCACCAACTGGACCAAGGCAGACGCCTACGCCCTGCAATCGGGCAAGCGTCGCGGCGGTGGTGGGCCAAAGCCCCCGAGGAGCGGCGGCAGTGCCGCAAGGCTCGGCAGGATCGCCGCGATACTGGTGATTGCAGCCGTTATCCTGGTTTCGACCTGGTGGCAGGCCGACGAGATGTTCGGACCGCCCGAGGGATCGCAAGTCTCCCAGACATTCGGCATCTGCGGCGCGAAGGGCCGCGGCAGCTATTGCACCAGCGACGGCGACACGGTGACCATCGGTTATGGCAAGACGGCGCGGCGCATCCGCCTGACCGGCTATGACGCGCCCGAGATCGAGGGCGCCTGTCCCGCCGAAAGCGCCAAGGCGCAAGAGGCGGAGACGGCGCTACGAAACTGGCTCAACGCAGGCCCTTTTGAATGGGATGGCGGCACGCAGCCCCCGCGCGACCAGTACGGGCGCGAGCTGCGCTATGCCTGGCGCACGGCGGCAGACGGTTCGGTCGAATACCTTGCCACCCACATGATCGACGCGGGCCTCGCCAGCGGCGATGGCTGGGGCCAGTCGGCCGACTGGTGCGGGTGA
- a CDS encoding TonB family protein produces the protein MTNFVKLALAATAMTVAAPAFADDIVVQTKPQMDQWSARVTNELNSALEKAEWHNGASKPGIVQLRFTVDQNGKAEDISVMRSSGNDRTDDNAITAVSLLDSLGDAPVSSVANRTFQANIVFARNDLQKVNFVKELRQSERDRMARGDAEEVILIGG, from the coding sequence ATGACGAATTTTGTAAAGCTCGCCCTCGCCGCAACCGCAATGACAGTTGCCGCTCCCGCCTTTGCCGACGACATCGTCGTGCAGACGAAGCCGCAGATGGACCAGTGGTCCGCGCGGGTCACCAACGAACTCAACAGCGCGCTCGAAAAGGCCGAATGGCACAATGGCGCATCGAAGCCGGGCATCGTGCAACTGCGCTTCACCGTCGACCAGAACGGCAAGGCAGAGGACATCTCGGTCATGCGCAGTTCCGGCAACGATCGCACCGATGACAATGCCATCACAGCCGTCTCGCTTCTCGACAGCCTCGGCGATGCCCCTGTCAGCTCCGTTGCCAACAGGACGTTCCAGGCCAACATAGTGTTCGCCCGCAACGACCTGCAGAAGGTGAACTTCGTGAAGGAACTGCGCCAGAGCGAGCGTGACCGCATGGCACGCGGCGATGCCGAAGAGGTCATCCTGATCGGCGGCTGA
- a CDS encoding excalibur calcium-binding domain-containing protein, which yields MSNSLPTEDTEANDAGQSLTSNPLLLFFVVVAATIAISSVLWWVVLPLAGQSRADQKSVEESVYYEGCNEVRALGKAPLHRGDPGYGLHMDGDGDGIACEPRPDE from the coding sequence TTGAGTAACTCGCTTCCCACTGAAGATACGGAGGCAAATGACGCGGGCCAAAGCCTCACGAGTAATCCGCTACTTCTCTTTTTCGTCGTCGTTGCTGCGACGATTGCGATTTCATCGGTGCTCTGGTGGGTAGTGCTGCCCCTGGCTGGGCAATCGCGTGCGGACCAAAAATCAGTCGAAGAGAGCGTCTATTACGAAGGCTGCAACGAGGTCCGCGCATTGGGCAAAGCACCGCTACATCGAGGTGATCCGGGCTATGGCTTGCACATGGATGGTGATGGCGATGGGATCGCGTGCGAGCCGCGACCTGACGAATAA